In Thermococcus camini, a genomic segment contains:
- a CDS encoding triphosphoribosyl-dephospho-CoA synthase, whose translation MERWRIVRAFTLGPLIEAAVPKPGNVNRYRDFSDLTFYHFLFADTAVTGVYYEAVKTAELLRKGILEPKEAGLGELIKRAVGASREAQDANPNFGIIALSLPLIMGLAMGRNMLDARKKAKLLIEESTVRDTMELYRAIRIANPKGIPSGVKYDVYSDDSFRELFQDGINLARLAEMSCERELIFCEWLDGYELSYSTFGRLYELIKELPLEDAVVRAFIELLSTNIDTLIVRKAGLEEAKLVREKAGKVLAGELSLEEFDAFMRERGDLRNPGSLADVMAVSLSLLVLRGLRIELRNGRVWGVIGRP comes from the coding sequence ATGGAGCGGTGGAGAATAGTCCGAGCCTTCACCCTCGGCCCCCTCATTGAGGCGGCCGTTCCAAAACCGGGCAACGTGAACCGCTACCGGGACTTCAGCGATTTGACATTCTACCACTTCCTCTTCGCCGACACGGCCGTTACAGGGGTTTACTACGAGGCCGTGAAGACGGCGGAACTTCTGAGAAAGGGCATACTGGAACCAAAGGAAGCCGGTCTGGGCGAGCTGATAAAGCGTGCCGTTGGGGCATCGCGCGAGGCCCAGGACGCCAACCCAAACTTTGGCATCATCGCCCTATCGCTTCCCCTCATCATGGGGCTAGCAATGGGCCGCAACATGCTCGATGCGAGGAAAAAAGCGAAACTGCTGATAGAGGAATCAACCGTCAGGGACACGATGGAGCTCTACCGGGCGATAAGGATAGCCAACCCCAAGGGAATCCCGAGCGGGGTAAAGTACGATGTTTACAGTGACGATTCCTTCAGGGAGCTTTTCCAGGACGGGATAAACTTGGCTAGACTCGCCGAGATGAGCTGTGAAAGGGAACTCATCTTCTGCGAGTGGCTCGACGGATACGAGCTGAGTTACTCCACCTTTGGCAGGCTCTACGAGCTGATAAAGGAGCTCCCCCTGGAGGACGCCGTCGTGAGGGCCTTCATTGAGCTGCTTTCGACAAACATCGACACGCTGATAGTTAGAAAGGCTGGCCTTGAGGAGGCGAAGCTCGTTCGGGAAAAAGCTGGAAAGGTTCTCGCAGGGGAGCTGAGCCTTGAGGAGTTCGATGCCTTCATGCGCGAAAGGGGCGACCTGAGAAACCCTGGAAGCCTGGCGGACGTTATGGCCGTCTCTCTCAGCCTGCTCGTTCTCAGGGGATTAAGGATAGAACTGAGAAATGGGAGGGTCTGGGGGGTTATAGGACGACCTTGA
- a CDS encoding Lrp/AsnC family transcriptional regulator, which produces MRMGLDDTDRKILAILQKNSRTPLREISKEVGLAESTVYERIKKLKDRGIIKKFTVILDPDSLGFQILAFILIKSKAGMYAHVANELKRHPQIVEIYETTGDYDMLVKIRTGGSDELNEFLDTIGEINGVEATHTMVVLKIHKETTELPL; this is translated from the coding sequence ATGCGAATGGGTTTGGACGATACTGACAGGAAAATCCTCGCCATCCTCCAGAAAAACAGCAGAACGCCCCTGAGAGAGATTTCCAAGGAGGTCGGGCTGGCGGAGTCGACGGTCTATGAGAGGATTAAGAAACTGAAGGACAGGGGCATAATAAAGAAGTTCACGGTCATACTTGACCCAGACTCTCTCGGTTTCCAGATTCTGGCGTTCATCCTCATAAAATCCAAGGCCGGCATGTACGCTCACGTTGCCAACGAGCTCAAGCGGCACCCCCAGATAGTCGAGATATACGAGACCACTGGCGACTACGACATGCTGGTCAAAATAAGAACCGGCGGGAGCGACGAGCTCAACGAGTTCCTCGACACCATCGGGGAAATAAACGGTGTTGAGGCCACCCATACCATGGTCGTCCTCAAGATACACAAGGAAACTACGGAGCTTCCTCTCTGA
- a CDS encoding family 4A encapsulin nanocompartment shell protein: protein MRGDLIRVLSTAEEKANELKLDGYEPDVVLLGKEAYEFIRAQINEEFGDEEEVFELSGLKIRVVEELDGDAVVIDSKAIGLGLGGAKRFKVVL from the coding sequence ATGCGTGGCGACCTGATCCGTGTTCTGAGCACAGCGGAGGAGAAGGCAAACGAGCTCAAGCTCGACGGATACGAGCCGGACGTGGTCCTTCTTGGAAAGGAGGCCTACGAGTTCATAAGGGCGCAGATAAACGAGGAGTTTGGCGACGAGGAGGAGGTTTTCGAGCTCTCCGGGCTCAAGATACGTGTGGTCGAAGAGCTCGATGGTGACGCCGTCGTCATTGACAGCAAGGCCATCGGTCTGGGCCTGGGAGGCGCAAAGCGCTTCAAGGTCGTCCTATAA
- a CDS encoding UPF0175 family protein, with protein sequence MTSSAQSRRELVLLAAIELYREGKLSLEKATEFAGLSVREFLYELRKRDVPINYTLEEAREDIKLILDSF encoded by the coding sequence GTGACTTCCTCGGCCCAAAGCCGGAGAGAACTGGTTCTGCTCGCGGCCATAGAACTCTACCGGGAGGGTAAGCTGAGCCTCGAAAAGGCCACCGAGTTCGCCGGCCTTAGCGTGAGGGAATTTCTCTATGAGCTGAGGAAACGGGACGTCCCGATAAACTACACATTGGAGGAGGCAAGGGAGGACATAAAGTTAATTCTGGATTCTTTTTAG
- a CDS encoding OsmC family protein: MTEPVKGKVEWFKDYQFIGRIESDKCSVILGEGGISPMKLLLLSVAGCTAYDVVMILQKMREPIEGLEVEISGERREEHPKIYRKVHLHYRIYGDVKEEKAKRAIELSQDKYCSASAHVKLSGAEVTYSFEVIRG, from the coding sequence ATGACCGAACCCGTAAAAGGAAAGGTCGAGTGGTTCAAGGATTACCAGTTCATCGGCAGGATTGAAAGCGACAAATGCTCCGTCATACTTGGGGAGGGCGGCATAAGCCCCATGAAGCTCCTCCTTCTGAGTGTTGCCGGCTGCACCGCCTACGACGTCGTCATGATTCTCCAGAAGATGCGCGAACCGATTGAAGGTCTCGAAGTCGAGATTTCAGGCGAGAGGAGGGAGGAGCACCCGAAGATATACAGGAAAGTCCACCTACACTACAGGATATACGGGGACGTGAAGGAGGAGAAGGCGAAGAGGGCGATAGAGCTGAGCCAGGACAAGTACTGCTCGGCCTCGGCCCACGTGAAGCTAAGCGGCGCTGAAGTTACGTATTCATTCGAGGTAATCAGGGGTTAG
- a CDS encoding AAA family ATPase, with product MKPFPETPIIKIEELYGREGEVSQLRRLVLEKKRWVAIIGPRAVGKTSLARAFATQYSSATGKPAVYSNFAGIHNFTEFVERFGLDVMNLVHENKLKLRRVSLGIKFFEAVLEREKNIPIAPRNPAALFDEVMRALPEGSLLVWDEIQDMRRERNKLLAALWRLHNVLAEKRPIIIFTGSAMGLFKKLLNPEYDDYLYGRAPVRVDVEPWDVQTGVEFLKRGLLAAGNVDFSIDELREASIKLGGFPGYLSSYGRGRIDGLTHRRALKNAHEEAVKRAMSELRSFVRLRPQREYQRKVIALLNAMGEGVSRPSSLARLSGLTEVSVVNTLETLLEMGIVEKESKSKVVSIYRFKYGFYQEAALRIRA from the coding sequence ATGAAGCCCTTTCCAGAAACCCCGATAATTAAAATTGAGGAGCTGTATGGCAGGGAGGGGGAAGTTTCCCAGTTGCGTCGGCTCGTCCTCGAAAAGAAACGGTGGGTGGCGATCATAGGGCCAAGGGCCGTTGGGAAGACCAGCCTCGCAAGGGCGTTCGCAACCCAATATTCTTCCGCAACGGGTAAACCCGCGGTTTATTCAAACTTTGCCGGCATTCACAACTTTACCGAATTTGTTGAGAGGTTCGGGCTGGACGTAATGAATTTGGTGCACGAGAATAAACTCAAGCTCAGGAGGGTCTCTTTAGGTATTAAGTTCTTCGAAGCGGTTCTCGAAAGGGAGAAAAACATTCCCATAGCCCCTAGGAATCCCGCGGCCCTCTTTGATGAAGTCATGAGGGCTCTTCCCGAGGGGAGCCTGCTCGTATGGGATGAGATTCAGGACATGCGGAGGGAAAGAAACAAACTCCTCGCAGCACTGTGGAGGCTTCATAACGTTCTGGCGGAGAAAAGGCCCATAATAATCTTCACGGGCTCCGCCATGGGGCTCTTCAAGAAGCTTCTGAATCCCGAATACGACGATTACCTCTATGGACGTGCTCCGGTAAGGGTGGACGTTGAGCCTTGGGACGTTCAAACTGGGGTTGAGTTTTTAAAAAGAGGCCTCCTTGCGGCGGGAAACGTGGATTTTTCCATTGACGAGCTTCGGGAGGCGTCTATTAAACTGGGTGGTTTTCCAGGTTACCTATCATCTTACGGCAGAGGGAGGATTGATGGGCTGACCCACAGGAGGGCCCTTAAAAACGCCCATGAAGAAGCCGTTAAGAGGGCTATGAGTGAACTCAGGAGTTTTGTCAGATTGCGCCCACAAAGGGAGTATCAAAGGAAAGTGATAGCGCTCTTAAACGCCATGGGTGAGGGAGTTTCCAGGCCATCGTCACTTGCGAGGCTGTCTGGATTGACGGAAGTCAGCGTCGTTAACACGCTTGAGACCCTTCTGGAAATGGGGATAGTTGAAAAGGAATCCAAGAGCAAGGTGGTGAGCATCTACCGGTTCAAATACGGCTTTTATCAGGAGGCGGCCTTGAGAATCAGGGCGTAG
- a CDS encoding SPL family radical SAM protein — MYIRPFDPWKAELCTCPFKYTLNVYTGCDHACVYCYITSYIPNAFRVRTKEGLLPKLERELRRFDRRHIIALSYSSDPYPTIERGLGITRSVLKLFRRYDVRCLILTKSSLFERDLDVLSELKCAVGVTVTTVDERKAKLLEPNAPSPRARIRALKKAKKAGIPVYARIDPIIPFYTWEDFDETLDALDFVDHITVSTLKLRPDSKRRMFAKFPELMERLWPLYEKGERIGGYYYLPRELRFEILREAERKVLGKGITFGSCREGYRSFPSCDGSHLVPP, encoded by the coding sequence ATGTACATCAGGCCCTTCGACCCCTGGAAGGCTGAGCTCTGCACCTGTCCGTTCAAGTACACCCTCAATGTGTACACCGGCTGCGACCACGCGTGCGTTTACTGCTACATAACGAGCTACATCCCCAACGCCTTCCGCGTGAGAACGAAGGAGGGGCTTCTTCCAAAACTGGAGCGTGAGTTAAGGCGTTTTGACCGGCGCCACATAATAGCGCTCTCCTACTCCTCCGACCCGTATCCAACGATCGAGCGTGGACTGGGCATAACCAGGAGCGTTCTCAAGCTCTTCAGGCGCTACGACGTCCGCTGTCTGATCCTCACAAAGTCAAGCCTTTTTGAGCGCGACCTAGATGTTCTTAGCGAGCTTAAGTGTGCCGTCGGGGTAACCGTCACGACAGTGGACGAGAGAAAGGCCAAGCTTTTGGAACCCAACGCGCCCTCGCCCAGGGCCAGGATACGGGCCCTCAAGAAGGCCAAGAAAGCGGGGATTCCGGTTTATGCAAGGATAGACCCCATAATCCCCTTCTATACCTGGGAGGACTTCGATGAAACGCTCGACGCGCTGGATTTTGTCGACCATATAACCGTTTCAACCCTCAAGCTCCGGCCGGATTCGAAGAGGCGTATGTTCGCCAAGTTTCCGGAGCTGATGGAGAGGCTGTGGCCCCTTTACGAGAAGGGTGAGAGGATAGGGGGTTATTACTACCTGCCCCGCGAGCTGAGGTTTGAAATCCTGAGGGAGGCGGAGAGGAAGGTTCTGGGGAAAGGAATCACGTTCGGTTCGTGTCGGGAGGGCTATCGGTCGTTTCCGAGCTGTGATGGCTCTCATCTTGTTCCCCCGTGA
- a CDS encoding sodium/proline symporter — MNSGILLGFLVYLALLAYIGWWANRYTKTEDQYFVGGRKVHVLAATLSDKASDFSGWLMLGYPGAAFSRGLGAFWAGIGCLFGTLADYVLIGPRLRIYAGKFRAITVPDYLEARLKDDTKLIRILSALIIVIFMTAYVAAQFTAGGKTFAEGFGISDNTGILITVIILTAYVITGGFFAVVWTDVVQAMFMLLTLIIVPFLALSKIGGFDKATAIIASADPAKLHPFGGATGIAAIVFAIGYASWIVGYLGQPHIVTRYMSVEDPRKLRRPGIFISGTWTILVLWGAFFAGFLGFAMYHAGMLQVSDPEKIIPAMAVELMPSWLAGFVIAGIISAVMSTADSQLLVASSAIARDFYHKVLGRELGKKQMVNISRLVVAAVALVGLWFAISGPKVIYQMVATAWGGLAVGFGPILVLSLWWKKTTKEGAIVGMAYGLISEVIFEAKIYGWAFNPDAPGFFGTIGGWFNGIPVFFINFFVTLIVIAIVSMFTKPPEDVVKLHEEIFRKVPVETGRKSITETRAKSQVENVVDFVLTKGTA, encoded by the coding sequence ATGAACAGCGGAATTCTCCTCGGATTCCTGGTGTACCTCGCCCTCCTGGCCTACATAGGCTGGTGGGCCAACCGCTACACCAAAACGGAGGACCAGTACTTCGTTGGCGGAAGAAAGGTCCACGTTTTGGCCGCAACCCTCTCCGACAAGGCGAGCGATTTCAGCGGCTGGTTGATGCTCGGTTACCCTGGTGCAGCGTTCTCCAGGGGCCTCGGTGCCTTCTGGGCAGGAATAGGCTGCCTCTTTGGTACCCTCGCCGATTACGTCCTTATTGGACCCAGATTGAGGATATACGCCGGTAAATTCAGGGCAATAACCGTCCCCGACTACCTCGAGGCAAGGCTCAAGGACGACACCAAGCTGATAAGAATTCTGAGCGCACTGATAATCGTCATCTTCATGACCGCCTACGTTGCAGCCCAGTTTACAGCGGGAGGAAAGACCTTCGCAGAGGGCTTCGGCATAAGCGACAACACCGGAATCCTCATAACCGTCATCATCCTGACGGCCTACGTTATCACCGGTGGATTCTTCGCCGTCGTCTGGACCGACGTCGTTCAGGCCATGTTCATGCTGCTGACGCTCATTATAGTGCCGTTCCTTGCGCTCTCAAAGATAGGAGGCTTTGATAAGGCCACAGCGATAATAGCCAGCGCGGATCCCGCCAAGCTCCACCCATTCGGCGGCGCCACAGGAATAGCGGCCATAGTCTTCGCCATAGGCTACGCCTCATGGATAGTCGGCTACCTCGGTCAGCCCCACATCGTCACCCGTTACATGAGCGTTGAGGACCCGAGGAAGCTCAGAAGGCCTGGTATCTTCATCAGCGGGACCTGGACAATCTTAGTGCTCTGGGGCGCGTTCTTCGCCGGATTCCTGGGCTTCGCGATGTACCACGCCGGAATGCTCCAGGTCAGCGACCCCGAGAAGATCATCCCGGCCATGGCAGTTGAGCTCATGCCGAGCTGGCTTGCTGGATTCGTCATCGCGGGTATAATCTCAGCGGTCATGAGCACCGCCGATTCACAGCTACTCGTCGCGTCCTCGGCCATAGCCAGGGACTTCTACCACAAGGTCCTCGGAAGGGAACTCGGCAAGAAGCAGATGGTCAACATCTCAAGGCTCGTCGTCGCTGCGGTTGCCCTCGTCGGCCTCTGGTTCGCCATAAGCGGCCCGAAGGTCATCTACCAGATGGTTGCTACAGCATGGGGTGGTCTCGCAGTTGGCTTCGGCCCGATCCTTGTCCTGAGCCTCTGGTGGAAGAAGACGACCAAGGAGGGAGCGATAGTCGGAATGGCCTACGGTCTCATCAGCGAGGTCATCTTCGAGGCAAAGATATACGGCTGGGCTTTCAACCCGGACGCTCCGGGCTTCTTCGGAACGATAGGCGGCTGGTTCAACGGCATACCGGTGTTCTTCATCAACTTCTTCGTGACCCTGATAGTGATCGCGATAGTCAGCATGTTCACCAAGCCGCCGGAAGATGTCGTCAAGCTCCACGAGGAGATATTCAGGAAGGTTCCCGTTGAGACTGGAAGGAAGAGCATCACCGAGACCAGGGCCAAGAGCCAGGTCGAAAACGTTGTTGATTTCGTTCTCACCAAAGGGACCGCCTGA
- the pfpI gene encoding deglycase PfpI, which translates to MKVLFLSADGFEDLELIYPLHRLKEENHEVYVASFQRGKITGKHGYSVEVQLAFEEVDPDEFDALVLPGGKAPEIVRLNEKAVEITRRMFEAGKPVASICHGPQILISAGVLRGRKGTSTVTIRDDVRNAGAEWIDKEVVVDGNWVSSRHPGDLYAWMREFVRLLK; encoded by the coding sequence ATGAAGGTGCTGTTTCTTAGTGCCGATGGTTTTGAAGACCTGGAGCTTATTTACCCCCTTCACAGACTCAAGGAAGAAAACCACGAGGTCTACGTGGCGAGCTTCCAGAGGGGCAAGATAACGGGCAAGCACGGCTACTCCGTCGAGGTTCAGCTGGCATTTGAAGAGGTTGACCCGGACGAGTTCGACGCTCTCGTCCTCCCTGGTGGAAAAGCTCCGGAAATAGTCAGGCTCAACGAGAAGGCAGTTGAGATAACCAGGAGAATGTTTGAAGCTGGAAAGCCGGTGGCGAGCATCTGCCACGGGCCGCAGATACTCATCTCAGCCGGCGTGCTGAGGGGCAGAAAAGGAACGAGCACCGTAACCATCAGGGACGACGTAAGGAACGCGGGGGCAGAGTGGATAGACAAGGAGGTCGTCGTTGACGGCAACTGGGTAAGCTCAAGGCACCCCGGCGACCTCTACGCCTGGATGAGGGAGTTCGTTAGGCTTTTGAAGTGA
- a CDS encoding PspC domain-containing protein — protein MAEKLVRSKTERIFLGVLGGMARHLNVDPTLVRLIFVVLLVFNPVAMTLLYFLAALIIPEEGEETEEPLSDKLENLVDETGERLGEVFSGNENSKAIALLLIVLGAILLAGPFMPFLVPAMDFRTLLAVAFLIVGIILLTRGD, from the coding sequence ATGGCTGAGAAGCTCGTGAGGTCAAAAACGGAGCGGATTTTTCTGGGCGTGCTCGGGGGCATGGCCCGGCATCTTAACGTTGACCCAACCCTTGTAAGGCTTATCTTCGTGGTCCTTCTGGTGTTCAACCCGGTTGCCATGACGCTGCTCTACTTCCTTGCGGCGCTCATAATACCCGAGGAGGGCGAAGAAACTGAGGAACCACTCTCGGACAAGCTGGAAAACCTGGTAGACGAGACCGGGGAAAGGCTGGGGGAGGTCTTTTCCGGAAACGAAAACTCGAAGGCAATCGCCCTCCTGCTGATAGTACTGGGTGCAATACTCCTAGCTGGCCCCTTCATGCCGTTCCTCGTCCCTGCTATGGACTTCAGAACGCTGCTGGCGGTTGCGTTCCTGATAGTCGGAATAATCCTCCTCACGAGGGGTGATTGA
- a CDS encoding FAD-dependent oxidoreductase, whose translation MRPLDLTEKEPSRKVAIYFEGKPYDAYEGEKITVALLANGVYWLTSSTEGRKRGAFTFGPVPMVIDGVKNVNARKTKVRDGMRLERQNYGDFQETVEIDEDKPVERLVVDVAVIGGGPAGIGTVLEVQEHLTVALIEEKGWLGGDMWLKGLPQEGFGQKNPQEAVRELTGKFNENVKVFKGTIALGVFDKGEYFLVPIVTGENRLIEVMAKRVVLAVGAVDNIHLFENNDMPGVFRRSDLLEVLNVWGVAPGRKVAVVGGKPGEITAELDRWGIEYIVVPNPKRVEGDEKVERLIDANGNVYEVDAVIMAEGRRPDINPPTQAGGKLIFKHGYYTPVLDSHHRIRDGIYVAGSAVSIKPHYANYLEGRLVGAYILREFGFDAEPCIYAEKLEEYEPEAVQIQSIDFGSLNLEDVQICGCDVSLRKVDDVVRAGITDLQIIKRLTHLAMGFCQGRFCLFNGALVVSQRTGTPMDRLDIPVARPPLKNVKMKVTAGRD comes from the coding sequence ATGAGACCGCTCGACCTGACCGAAAAGGAGCCTTCCAGGAAGGTCGCAATCTATTTTGAAGGAAAGCCCTACGATGCCTACGAGGGGGAAAAGATCACCGTCGCACTCCTCGCCAATGGGGTGTACTGGCTCACCAGCAGTACCGAGGGAAGGAAGAGAGGAGCGTTCACCTTCGGCCCCGTTCCGATGGTAATTGATGGGGTAAAGAACGTGAACGCCCGCAAAACGAAGGTAAGGGACGGTATGAGGCTGGAGAGACAGAACTACGGGGACTTCCAGGAGACCGTGGAGATAGACGAGGACAAGCCCGTTGAAAGGCTGGTCGTTGATGTGGCCGTCATCGGAGGCGGCCCGGCTGGAATCGGAACCGTTCTCGAGGTCCAGGAGCACCTTACGGTTGCGCTTATAGAGGAAAAGGGCTGGCTCGGGGGAGACATGTGGCTCAAGGGCCTTCCCCAGGAAGGGTTTGGGCAGAAAAATCCCCAGGAAGCCGTTAGGGAGCTCACAGGAAAGTTCAACGAGAACGTCAAAGTTTTCAAGGGCACCATAGCCCTTGGTGTATTCGACAAGGGCGAGTACTTCCTCGTGCCGATAGTTACCGGGGAAAACCGGCTCATCGAGGTAATGGCCAAGCGCGTTGTTCTGGCCGTTGGGGCCGTTGACAACATCCACCTTTTCGAGAACAACGACATGCCCGGTGTCTTCAGGCGCTCCGACCTCCTGGAGGTTCTCAACGTCTGGGGAGTTGCCCCGGGAAGGAAGGTCGCCGTCGTCGGGGGCAAGCCGGGGGAGATAACTGCGGAGCTCGACCGCTGGGGTATCGAATACATCGTCGTCCCGAATCCCAAGCGTGTTGAAGGGGACGAAAAGGTCGAGAGGCTCATCGACGCGAACGGCAACGTCTACGAGGTTGATGCCGTCATCATGGCCGAGGGAAGGAGACCGGACATCAACCCGCCGACCCAGGCCGGAGGAAAGTTGATCTTCAAACACGGCTACTACACCCCGGTTCTCGACTCACATCACAGAATACGCGATGGAATCTACGTGGCAGGAAGCGCCGTCAGCATAAAGCCCCACTACGCGAACTACCTTGAGGGCAGGCTCGTCGGGGCATACATCCTCCGGGAGTTCGGCTTCGACGCCGAGCCGTGCATCTACGCGGAGAAACTGGAGGAGTACGAACCGGAGGCGGTGCAGATTCAGAGCATAGACTTCGGAAGCCTCAACCTTGAGGACGTCCAGATATGTGGCTGCGACGTCTCCCTGAGGAAGGTGGACGACGTGGTCAGGGCCGGAATAACGGACCTGCAGATAATCAAGCGCTTAACGCATCTCGCGATGGGCTTCTGTCAGGGAAGATTCTGTCTCTTCAACGGGGCTCTGGTTGTTTCCCAGAGAACCGGAACTCCGATGGACAGGCTCGACATACCCGTCGCGAGACCACCGCTTAAGAACGTTAAGATGAAGGTCACCGCGGGGAGGGATTGA
- the snatA gene encoding neutral amino acid NAAT transporter SnatA, with amino-acid sequence MIELVKHFVILYGGLFAITNPVGAVPVFLGVTHDLSWGQRREIAQKTATTVIVTLVVFALIGEWIFKFFGSSIDAFAIAGGILLFKMAMDMLSGRLSTVKISKEETEEFSEEVVTLEEVAIIPLAIPLISGPGAITTVMLYMAKSTSVPEKATVIASILAIGLTVWLILCSSNRIQRKLGRVGIKVMTRMMGLILTSMAVQMIINGIKGAFGI; translated from the coding sequence GTGATAGAGCTGGTCAAGCACTTCGTCATACTCTACGGCGGCCTGTTCGCAATAACGAACCCGGTCGGAGCGGTTCCAGTCTTCCTCGGGGTTACCCACGACCTCTCCTGGGGCCAGAGACGGGAAATAGCACAAAAAACCGCCACCACTGTTATCGTGACCCTCGTCGTCTTCGCCCTCATAGGGGAGTGGATATTCAAGTTCTTCGGCTCGAGCATCGATGCCTTCGCGATAGCCGGAGGAATTTTGCTCTTCAAGATGGCAATGGACATGCTCTCGGGCCGACTCTCAACGGTCAAGATAAGCAAGGAGGAAACCGAAGAGTTCAGTGAGGAAGTGGTTACACTGGAGGAGGTTGCCATAATCCCGCTCGCCATACCCCTTATCTCGGGCCCGGGTGCGATAACCACGGTCATGCTCTACATGGCCAAAAGCACCTCCGTTCCGGAAAAGGCGACGGTGATAGCGAGCATTCTCGCGATAGGCCTGACCGTCTGGCTGATCCTCTGTTCCTCCAACAGGATACAGAGGAAGCTCGGCAGGGTGGGAATAAAGGTCATGACCAGGATGATGGGTCTGATACTGACGTCCATGGCGGTGCAGATGATAATAAACGGCATCAAGGGGGCGTTTGGAATTTAA
- a CDS encoding OBG GTPase family GTP-binding protein, giving the protein MPTNVTAEYLAAEEEYRNAKTIPEKIRALEKMYATVPKHKGTEKLRLQIKRKLAELRKELEKQRQMKKGGGGPSLSVRKEGAAQIVLAGLPNVGKSSLMKALTNVDADVADYAFTTVEPIPGMMHHKDVQIQLVEVPGLVEGAALGKGMGPQLLSVIRNADAIAIVVDLSQDPVKQLETLLKEFERAGIKLNKRRPRVEIKRTAMGGIVINGQENIKGDINEVMKMLREERIHSAEITVKEPVTLEEFADALDESLVWRRAIIIANKGDAPGSRENYEKLVEAYGDRFKIIPVSAKRKIQLDKLKDELYELAGIIRVFTKSPGEEPAYPPVPLKKGSTVMDLAERIHKDFAKNFRYARVWGKSVKFPGQRVGADHVLEDGDIVEIHAR; this is encoded by the coding sequence ATGCCAACGAACGTCACAGCGGAGTATCTGGCGGCGGAGGAGGAGTACAGAAACGCCAAGACCATTCCAGAGAAGATTCGCGCCCTCGAAAAGATGTACGCCACCGTCCCCAAGCACAAGGGGACTGAAAAGCTCAGACTCCAGATAAAGCGAAAGCTCGCCGAGCTGAGGAAGGAGCTTGAGAAGCAGCGCCAGATGAAGAAGGGCGGTGGTGGCCCATCGCTGAGCGTCAGGAAAGAGGGCGCGGCACAGATAGTCCTTGCTGGCCTCCCGAACGTTGGAAAGAGCTCCCTTATGAAGGCGCTCACAAACGTCGACGCCGACGTCGCGGACTACGCCTTCACCACCGTCGAGCCCATCCCTGGAATGATGCACCACAAAGACGTCCAGATACAGCTCGTTGAGGTTCCGGGCCTCGTTGAAGGAGCGGCCCTCGGAAAGGGCATGGGGCCGCAGCTTCTCAGCGTTATCCGAAACGCCGATGCGATAGCCATCGTGGTCGACCTCTCCCAGGATCCTGTAAAGCAGCTGGAAACCCTCCTCAAGGAGTTCGAGAGGGCGGGAATAAAGCTCAACAAGCGCCGCCCGAGGGTGGAGATAAAGAGGACAGCAATGGGCGGAATCGTCATCAACGGCCAGGAGAACATCAAGGGGGACATAAACGAAGTCATGAAGATGCTCAGGGAAGAGAGAATTCACTCAGCGGAGATAACGGTTAAGGAGCCCGTAACGCTGGAAGAATTTGCCGACGCACTCGACGAGAGCCTCGTCTGGAGGAGGGCAATAATCATAGCCAACAAGGGTGATGCCCCCGGGAGCAGGGAGAACTACGAGAAGCTCGTTGAGGCCTACGGGGACAGGTTCAAAATAATCCCCGTCTCTGCGAAGAGGAAGATACAGCTGGACAAGCTCAAGGACGAGCTCTATGAGCTGGCCGGGATTATTCGCGTCTTCACGAAGAGTCCTGGTGAGGAGCCGGCCTACCCGCCGGTGCCGCTGAAGAAGGGCTCGACCGTCATGGATTTAGCGGAAAGGATCCACAAGGACTTCGCCAAGAACTTCCGCTATGCTAGAGTCTGGGGCAAGAGCGTGAAGTTCCCTGGCCAGCGTGTTGGGGCCGACCACGTGCTTGAGGACGGGGACATAGTGGAGATTCACGCGAGGTAA